One window of Novosphingobium sp. 9U genomic DNA carries:
- the lspA gene encoding signal peptidase II, which yields MTVDDKRAWRNRAIGLVLALAVFAIDQGIKIWVDKGLNLYNVRVVEVLPFFDFRWTENYGISLGLLTAGSVEMRFLLIAATAAIALFVTVWMLRERLLADVLPLALVLGGAAGNIRDRHEHGFVIDYADLHFGEIRPFLIFNFADAAITIGVLIILARSLLSREKPEHVAQAEPASGELN from the coding sequence ATGACCGTCGACGACAAACGCGCCTGGCGCAACCGCGCGATCGGCCTCGTGCTGGCGTTGGCGGTGTTCGCGATCGACCAGGGCATCAAGATCTGGGTCGACAAGGGCCTGAACCTCTACAACGTGCGCGTTGTGGAGGTGCTGCCCTTCTTCGATTTCCGCTGGACCGAGAACTACGGCATCTCGCTGGGCCTGCTCACCGCAGGGTCGGTGGAAATGCGATTCCTGCTGATCGCGGCGACAGCGGCAATCGCGCTGTTCGTCACCGTGTGGATGCTGCGCGAGCGCCTGCTGGCCGACGTGCTGCCGCTCGCGCTGGTACTTGGCGGCGCGGCCGGCAACATCCGCGACCGGCACGAGCACGGCTTCGTGATCGACTATGCCGACTTGCACTTCGGCGAGATCCGGCCGTTCCTGATCTTCAATTTCGCCGACGCCGCCATCACCATCGGCGTCCTGATAATCCTTGCCCGCTCCCTGCTTTCGCGCGAAAAGCCCGAGCATGTAGCGCAGGCCGAGCCCGCCTCCGGAGAGTTGAACTGA
- a CDS encoding DUF3035 domain-containing protein, whose product MKTVSKLALVVLGATALSGCGSTGLFNRDRPDEFAVQRQSPLVVPPDFALKPPQQGVPRPTDETLQGQTLDALFGGPSARSDVETSALGLAGTSDPSIRSTVGDNGTHTVAKGRVTQQILAAPEGDGQSAQAAVGA is encoded by the coding sequence ATGAAGACCGTCTCGAAACTGGCCCTGGTTGTGCTGGGCGCAACTGCGCTCTCGGGCTGCGGCAGCACCGGCCTGTTCAACCGCGACCGTCCGGACGAGTTCGCGGTGCAGCGCCAGTCACCGCTGGTGGTCCCGCCCGACTTCGCGCTCAAGCCGCCGCAGCAGGGCGTGCCCCGCCCGACCGACGAGACGCTGCAGGGACAGACGCTCGACGCGCTGTTCGGCGGCCCCTCCGCGCGCAGCGACGTCGAGACAAGTGCGCTCGGTCTTGCCGGCACGTCCGATCCGTCGATCCGCTCGACCGTCGGCGACAACGGCACGCACACCGTAGCCAAGGGCCGCGTGACCCAGCAGATCCTCGCCGCACCCGAAGGCGACGGCCAGAGCGCGCAGGCCGCTGTCGGGGCGTAA
- a CDS encoding hemolysin family protein — translation MTPFPWTDLLIIAALILVNGLFSMSELAIVSAKPARLRAAADKGSKAAATAMSLAEDPGRFLSTVQIGITLIGIVAGAYSGSSLGGPVGERLVALGLPARYGPEAGFTLVIIATTYASVVVGELVPKQLALRTAEPVALLMALPMALLARVMGPFVWLLDRSSALILRLLSVRRGGEDQLTAEELHMIFAEATRTGVIEEGERAMMAGVMRLADRPIRELMTPRPEVHWIDAAATQEQLLARIADTPHALLPVAEGSPDNVVGVLRVREVLAAIVEGRPADIAGMMRRAEVIPDQIDAMDALKVLQRAEVPMAMVRDEYGHLEGLVTPSDVLAAIAGDFVSHQDEGDHPMLVEREDGSLLISGAMPADTLADRLGLELPEDREFATAAGYVLAVLKQVPTEGEHFIEQGWRFEVVDMDGLRIDKLLVSSERGDDDGDGVAGDE, via the coding sequence GTGACGCCCTTCCCCTGGACCGATCTCCTCATCATCGCCGCACTGATCCTGGTGAACGGCCTTTTCTCCATGTCCGAGCTGGCGATCGTCTCGGCCAAGCCGGCCCGTCTGCGCGCTGCCGCCGACAAGGGGAGCAAGGCGGCCGCCACCGCCATGTCGCTGGCGGAGGATCCCGGCCGGTTCCTCTCCACCGTGCAGATCGGCATCACCCTGATCGGCATCGTCGCGGGCGCCTACTCGGGCTCCAGCCTGGGTGGTCCGGTGGGTGAGCGGCTCGTGGCGCTGGGTCTGCCGGCGCGGTATGGCCCCGAGGCCGGCTTCACGTTGGTGATCATCGCCACCACTTACGCCAGCGTCGTCGTCGGTGAGCTCGTGCCCAAGCAGCTGGCGCTGCGCACCGCCGAGCCGGTCGCGCTGTTGATGGCACTGCCTATGGCGTTGCTGGCGCGCGTGATGGGCCCGTTCGTCTGGCTGCTCGATCGCTCGTCCGCGCTGATCCTGCGGCTGCTCTCGGTACGCCGCGGCGGCGAGGACCAGCTGACGGCCGAGGAACTGCACATGATCTTCGCCGAGGCCACGCGCACCGGCGTGATCGAGGAGGGCGAGCGGGCGATGATGGCCGGCGTCATGCGCCTTGCCGACCGCCCGATCCGCGAGCTGATGACGCCCCGGCCCGAAGTGCACTGGATCGACGCCGCCGCCACGCAGGAGCAGTTGCTCGCCCGCATCGCCGACACGCCGCACGCGCTGCTGCCGGTGGCGGAAGGCTCGCCGGACAATGTCGTGGGTGTGCTGCGGGTGCGCGAGGTGCTCGCCGCCATCGTCGAGGGGCGCCCTGCCGACATCGCCGGCATGATGCGCCGCGCCGAGGTCATCCCAGACCAGATCGACGCCATGGATGCGCTGAAGGTGCTCCAGCGCGCCGAAGTGCCGATGGCGATGGTGCGCGACGAATACGGCCACCTGGAAGGCCTGGTGACGCCGAGCGACGTGCTGGCGGCGATCGCGGGCGATTTCGTCAGCCACCAGGACGAGGGCGACCACCCGATGCTGGTCGAGCGCGAGGACGGCTCGCTGCTGATCTCGGGCGCGATGCCGGCGGATACTCTGGCGGATCGGCTCGGTCTGGAGCTGCCGGAGGACCGCGAGTTCGCGACGGCGGCGGGCTATGTGCTTGCCGTGCTCAAGCAAGTGCCGACCGAGGGCGAGCACTTCATCGAGCAGGGCTGGCGGTTCGAGGTGGTCGACATGGACGGCCTGCGCATCGACAAGCTGCTGGTGTCGAGCGAACGCGGCGACGACGATGGCGACGGAGTTGCCGGGGACGAGTGA
- a CDS encoding OmpA family protein: MKTTRLLTSAAAVLSLITVSACVTDPNTGERKVSRTAIGGVGGAGLGYLLGSVIGGKTARILGAGIGGVAGGAIGYQKDKQIRELRESTAGSGIDVSDNGDGILLNLPDVTFAVDSTEISPAFQASLDKVAQSMVQYPDSLIDVYGHTDSTGSDAYNLDLSKRRADAVARYLISRGVSSARIQTQGMGESYRVADNATAEGRAKNRRVEVKITPVSQDDVQRAR, translated from the coding sequence ATGAAGACTACCCGCCTGCTCACCTCCGCCGCCGCGGTACTCTCCCTCATCACCGTTTCTGCCTGCGTCACCGACCCCAACACCGGCGAGCGAAAAGTTTCGCGTACCGCCATCGGCGGTGTCGGCGGCGCTGGCCTGGGTTACCTGCTGGGCAGCGTGATCGGCGGCAAGACCGCGCGCATCCTGGGCGCCGGCATCGGCGGCGTCGCCGGTGGCGCCATCGGCTACCAGAAGGACAAGCAGATCCGCGAGCTGCGCGAATCCACCGCCGGCTCGGGCATCGACGTGTCCGACAATGGCGATGGCATCCTGCTCAACCTGCCTGACGTTACCTTTGCGGTCGATTCGACGGAGATCAGCCCCGCATTTCAGGCTTCGCTCGACAAGGTTGCGCAGAGCATGGTGCAGTATCCGGACAGCCTGATCGACGTTTACGGCCACACCGATTCGACCGGATCGGACGCCTACAACCTCGACTTGTCGAAGCGCCGCGCCGATGCGGTCGCCCGCTACCTGATCAGCCGCGGCGTCTCCTCCGCGCGCATCCAAACGCAGGGCATGGGCGAAAGCTATCGAGTCGCCGACAACGCCACCGCTGAGGGCCGCGCCAAGAACCGCCGCGTGGAAGTGAAGATCACGCCGGTGAGCCAGGACGACGTCCAGCGGGCGCGGTAA
- a CDS encoding 3'(2'),5'-bisphosphate nucleotidase CysQ: protein MIDRARLEAIVREAGRIALDAWPGDGHACEVWDKLDTSPVSAADLAVDTFLKRELKALLPSAGWLSEETADDPARLAGSLIWLVDPIDGTRDFVRGRRGWAISVALVSAGRPLLGCLYAPVRRREDGGELWHAEAGQGAWRNGERLVATTRVDLPGARVPANAVMKEDADLVTVEQPNSIALRIAMVAADEADLVATLRWGFEWDIAAAGLIAREAGAAVTDAFGNPLNYNKRDPRAFGVLVSSPAMHEAAVARLAERARRMSV, encoded by the coding sequence ATGATCGATAGGGCGCGCCTGGAGGCGATCGTGCGCGAAGCCGGGCGCATCGCGCTCGATGCGTGGCCGGGCGACGGCCACGCCTGCGAGGTCTGGGACAAGCTCGACACCAGCCCGGTTTCCGCCGCGGACCTGGCGGTCGACACCTTTCTCAAGCGCGAGTTGAAGGCGCTGTTGCCCTCCGCCGGATGGCTGTCGGAGGAGACCGCGGACGATCCCGCGCGCCTCGCAGGATCGCTGATCTGGCTGGTCGATCCGATCGACGGCACGCGCGACTTCGTGCGGGGCCGCCGCGGATGGGCGATCTCGGTTGCGCTGGTGAGTGCGGGGCGCCCCTTGCTCGGGTGCCTCTACGCCCCCGTGCGCAGGCGCGAGGACGGTGGCGAGCTGTGGCATGCAGAAGCAGGGCAGGGCGCCTGGCGCAACGGCGAGCGGCTTGTGGCGACGACGCGAGTCGACCTGCCGGGTGCGCGAGTGCCGGCGAACGCGGTGATGAAGGAAGATGCCGACCTCGTGACGGTGGAGCAGCCCAACTCGATCGCGCTGCGCATCGCCATGGTCGCAGCCGACGAGGCGGACCTTGTCGCCACGCTGCGGTGGGGTTTCGAATGGGACATCGCCGCCGCCGGACTGATCGCCCGCGAGGCGGGGGCGGCGGTGACCGATGCCTTTGGTAACCCGCTCAACTACAACAAGCGCGATCCGCGTGCATTCGGGGTCCTGGTGAGTTCGCCGGCCATGCACGAGGCCGCGGTGGCGCGGCTGGCCGAGCGGGCGCGGCGGATGTCGGTTTAA
- the sucC gene encoding ADP-forming succinate--CoA ligase subunit beta has protein sequence MNIHEYQGKELLAKYGVGIPAGFAALSVEEAVEGAKRLPGPLYVVKAQIHAGGRGKGKFTELGADAKGGVRLSKSIEEVEANAKEMLGNTLVTIQTGDAGKQVNRLYVTDGVDIEKEYYLSMLVDRASGRVAMIVSTEGGMDIEEVAHSTPEKIHTITIDPAEGFQPHHGRAVAFGLKLEGELNKQAQKLAKQLYTAFVDLDCDMVEINPLVETKDGNLLVLDTKMSFDSNALYRHPDVMALRDETEEDPAELEASKYDLAYIKLDGDIGCMVNGAGLAMATMDIIKLNGSFPANFLDVGGGASKEKVTAAFKIILSDPNVKGILVNIFGGIMKCDIIADGIVAAAKDVNLSVPLVVRLEGTNVEQGKEILANSGLAIVPANDLGDAARKIVAEVKAVA, from the coding sequence ATGAACATCCACGAATACCAAGGCAAGGAACTGCTTGCGAAGTACGGCGTCGGCATCCCCGCGGGCTTCGCTGCTCTCTCTGTCGAGGAAGCGGTCGAAGGCGCCAAGAGGCTGCCCGGGCCGCTCTATGTCGTGAAGGCGCAGATCCATGCCGGTGGCCGTGGCAAGGGCAAGTTCACCGAACTGGGCGCCGATGCCAAGGGCGGCGTGCGCCTGTCGAAGTCGATCGAAGAGGTCGAGGCGAACGCCAAGGAAATGCTCGGCAACACCCTCGTCACCATCCAGACCGGCGACGCCGGCAAGCAGGTGAACCGCCTCTACGTGACCGACGGCGTCGACATCGAAAAGGAATACTACCTCTCGATGCTGGTCGATCGTGCTTCGGGCCGCGTCGCCATGATCGTGTCGACCGAAGGCGGCATGGACATCGAGGAAGTCGCACACTCGACGCCCGAGAAGATCCACACCATCACCATCGATCCGGCCGAAGGCTTCCAGCCGCACCACGGCCGCGCCGTCGCGTTCGGCCTGAAGCTCGAGGGTGAGCTGAACAAGCAGGCGCAGAAGCTGGCCAAGCAGCTCTACACCGCGTTCGTCGACCTTGATTGCGACATGGTCGAGATCAACCCGCTGGTGGAGACCAAGGACGGCAACCTCCTGGTGCTCGACACCAAGATGAGCTTCGATTCGAACGCGCTCTACCGCCACCCCGACGTCATGGCGCTGCGCGACGAGACCGAGGAAGACCCGGCCGAGCTGGAAGCCAGCAAGTACGACCTGGCCTACATCAAGCTGGATGGCGACATCGGCTGCATGGTCAACGGCGCCGGCCTCGCGATGGCGACGATGGACATCATCAAGCTGAACGGCAGCTTCCCGGCCAACTTCCTCGACGTCGGCGGCGGCGCATCGAAGGAGAAGGTGACCGCGGCGTTCAAGATCATCCTGTCCGATCCGAACGTGAAGGGCATCCTGGTCAACATCTTCGGCGGCATCATGAAGTGCGACATCATCGCCGACGGCATCGTCGCGGCGGCCAAGGACGTGAACCTCTCGGTGCCGCTGGTCGTGCGCCTCGAAGGCACCAACGTCGAGCAGGGCAAGGAGATCCTCGCGAATTCCGGCCTGGCGATCGTCCCCGCCAACGACTTGGGCGACGCCGCCCGCAAGATCGTCGCGGAGGTGAAGGCGGTCGCCTGA
- a CDS encoding electron transfer flavoprotein subunit beta/FixA family protein, translating to MKILVPVKRVIDYNVKPRVKADGTGVDLSNVKMSMNPFDEIAVEEAIRLKEKGAAEEIVAISVGPAKAQETLRTALAMGADRAILVETDAEVEPLAVAKILKGIVEAENPGLVILGKQAIDDDSNQTGQMLAALLGRPQGTFASKVEVEGDAVSVTREVDGGLETVKLTLPAIVTTDLRLNEPRYASLPNIMKAKKKPLDTKTAADYGVDIAPRLKTLKVTEPAVRSAGIKVPDVDTLVAKLKDMGVAN from the coding sequence ATGAAGATCCTCGTCCCCGTCAAGCGGGTGATCGACTACAACGTGAAGCCGCGGGTCAAGGCCGACGGCACGGGTGTCGATCTGTCCAACGTCAAGATGAGCATGAACCCCTTCGACGAGATCGCCGTCGAAGAAGCCATCCGGCTGAAGGAAAAAGGCGCGGCGGAAGAGATCGTGGCGATCTCGGTCGGGCCGGCCAAGGCGCAGGAAACGCTGCGCACCGCGCTCGCGATGGGCGCCGACCGGGCGATCCTGGTCGAGACCGATGCCGAAGTCGAGCCGCTCGCGGTCGCCAAGATCCTCAAGGGCATCGTCGAGGCCGAGAACCCCGGCCTAGTGATCCTGGGCAAGCAGGCGATCGACGACGATTCGAACCAGACCGGCCAGATGCTCGCAGCCTTGCTCGGCCGCCCGCAGGGCACCTTCGCCAGCAAGGTCGAGGTCGAGGGCGACGCGGTCAGCGTCACCCGCGAGGTCGACGGCGGCCTGGAGACGGTGAAGCTTACCCTCCCCGCGATCGTCACGACCGACCTGCGCCTCAACGAGCCGCGCTACGCTTCGCTGCCCAACATCATGAAGGCGAAGAAGAAGCCGCTCGATACCAAGACGGCCGCCGACTACGGCGTGGACATCGCCCCGCGCCTGAAGACCCTCAAGGTCACCGAGCCTGCGGTTCGCAGCGCCGGCATCAAGGTGCCCGACGTCGATACGCTGGTCGCCAAGCTCAAGGACATGGGCGTCGCCAACTGA
- a CDS encoding electron transfer flavoprotein subunit alpha/FixB family protein, producing the protein MKTLVWVEHDNASVKDATLSAVTAAGKLGDVDLLVAGQGAQAAADAAAQIAGVGKVLLADDAAYANALAENVAPLIVGLADGYDAVLFPATTTGKNVAPRVAALLDVAQISDILSVEGPKTFTRPIYAGNAIATVESSDAKLVITVRGTAFEKAATSGGSGTVKAVSGTGDSGLSSFVGAELAKNERPELTSAKIIVSGGRALKDPETFQATIFPLADKLHAAVGASRAAVDAGYVPNDYQVGQTGKIVAPEVYIAVGISGAIQHLAGMKDSKTIIAINKDEDAPIFQVADIGLVGDLFTLVPELTSKL; encoded by the coding sequence ATGAAGACGCTAGTCTGGGTCGAACACGACAACGCTTCCGTCAAGGACGCCACCCTCTCGGCGGTCACCGCCGCCGGCAAGCTGGGTGACGTCGACCTCCTCGTCGCCGGCCAGGGTGCGCAAGCTGCAGCCGATGCCGCCGCGCAGATCGCCGGCGTAGGCAAGGTGCTGCTCGCCGACGATGCCGCTTACGCCAACGCGCTGGCCGAGAACGTCGCGCCGCTGATCGTCGGCCTAGCCGACGGCTACGACGCGGTGCTGTTCCCCGCCACCACCACCGGCAAGAACGTCGCGCCGCGCGTCGCCGCGCTGCTCGACGTGGCGCAGATCTCGGACATCCTTTCGGTCGAGGGTCCCAAGACCTTCACCCGTCCGATCTACGCCGGCAACGCCATCGCCACCGTCGAGAGCAGCGACGCCAAGCTCGTCATCACCGTGCGCGGCACCGCGTTCGAGAAGGCGGCGACCAGCGGCGGCTCAGGCACGGTCAAGGCAGTGTCCGGCACCGGTGATTCCGGCCTCTCAAGCTTCGTAGGCGCCGAACTCGCCAAGAACGAGCGGCCCGAGCTCACCAGCGCCAAGATCATCGTCTCCGGCGGCCGCGCGCTGAAAGACCCCGAGACCTTCCAGGCAACCATCTTCCCGCTGGCCGACAAGCTGCACGCCGCCGTCGGCGCGAGCCGCGCCGCAGTGGACGCGGGCTACGTGCCCAACGACTACCAGGTCGGCCAGACCGGCAAGATCGTGGCCCCGGAAGTCTACATCGCCGTCGGCATCTCGGGCGCGATCCAGCACCTCGCCGGCATGAAGGACTCCAAGACCATCATCGCCATCAACAAGGACGAGGACGCCCCGATCTTCCAGGTCGCCGACATCGGCCTGGTCGGCGACCTGTTCACGCTGGTGCCGGAGCTGACGAGCAAGCTGTAA
- a CDS encoding TonB family protein — MMWGKYFRTAVTAATLLGLATPAMAAKTVTLDPISPWNVNWSETTCTLRRMFGTKEHPSMIMMERFGPYDHFQLVVSGPDFKGVQQGTTPVNLRFGDAEPKPLKQVTPGKAVNGTPALFLGNLSLSAQFRDELETWSPRVTHATEAATKSIAVLYGGKERIFATGPLDKAFDAMRTCTDNLVAHWGFDPKQQASLTKRAEPLTSPARWLNPDDYPGAMRQVGKQALVAFRLSVDAQGKPTACEIQRSYNDKTFDEVTCAIIMRRARFSPAQDAKGEPIASYYLNTVRWIMQ, encoded by the coding sequence ATGATGTGGGGCAAATACTTTCGAACTGCCGTCACTGCTGCGACGTTGCTCGGCTTAGCGACGCCGGCAATGGCGGCCAAGACCGTGACTTTGGATCCGATCTCGCCCTGGAACGTCAACTGGTCGGAGACGACCTGCACCTTGCGGCGGATGTTCGGCACCAAGGAGCACCCGAGCATGATCATGATGGAACGGTTTGGACCGTACGATCACTTTCAGCTCGTCGTGTCGGGTCCGGACTTCAAGGGCGTTCAGCAAGGAACTACCCCCGTGAACCTGCGCTTCGGCGATGCGGAGCCCAAGCCGCTGAAGCAGGTCACTCCCGGTAAGGCGGTGAACGGCACGCCCGCACTGTTCCTTGGCAACCTGTCTCTCTCAGCGCAATTTCGCGACGAACTCGAGACATGGTCGCCCCGGGTAACCCACGCGACCGAAGCGGCAACCAAGTCCATTGCAGTTTTGTACGGCGGCAAGGAACGGATCTTCGCCACCGGCCCCTTGGACAAGGCTTTCGACGCCATGCGCACGTGTACGGACAATCTTGTCGCACATTGGGGCTTCGATCCGAAGCAGCAGGCATCGCTGACCAAGCGAGCCGAGCCCCTCACGAGTCCCGCACGCTGGCTGAACCCGGACGATTATCCCGGTGCCATGCGACAGGTGGGCAAACAGGCGCTCGTCGCTTTCCGGCTGTCCGTCGATGCGCAGGGCAAGCCCACGGCATGTGAAATCCAGCGGTCGTATAACGACAAGACCTTCGATGAGGTAACCTGCGCCATCATCATGCGACGTGCCCGCTTCTCGCCAGCGCAAGACGCCAAAGGCGAGCCGATTGCCTCATATTACCTCAACACGGTGCGTTGGATCATGCAGTAA
- a CDS encoding M28 family metallopeptidase, whose amino-acid sequence MNSSQLAKKPLLSCVVLLALAAPLSAKPLFKAGTALPPPADTLEAAAAPTPISLDLMKQITKRLSADDFEGRAPSTATEPKVLDYIVSQFKAAGLQPGNKGQWLQDVPTVEIEGKNQSPLTITGSKTPLSFSFGDQWVGASYRVTPKTKLKDSPLVFVGYGVVAPELGWNDYAGVDMKGKTAVILVNDPDYATDGEQGLFKGRRMTYYGRWTYKFEEAARQGAAGAIIVHDTFPAAYGWNVVNSSWTGAQYYVQTKNDAMDQTQVNAWVQKDVAEKILAAAGKDLATLTRAAQTKGFKPVPLNLKANVSFDNAIRKSTSHNVVGILPGKNRPDEYVLYSAHWDHLGRCTPDKTGDDICNGAVDNADGVAALTALAKANVQAGPAARSQVFLAVTLEESGLLGSEYYAQKPIYPLAKTVGGVNMDALAPGGRVRDYAMTGGDKSDLTDMFRTALKTRSLVEASENDPEKGGYYRSDHFSMAKRGVPMFAIDRGIDLVVGGKAVGQAANDDYTTNRYHQPSDEYSESWDWSGIQQDVELYYSLGRELADGSTWPNWRAGDEFRAVRDKSCAGEGGC is encoded by the coding sequence ATGAACAGCTCACAACTCGCGAAAAAGCCGCTGCTTTCCTGTGTGGTCCTGCTGGCTCTGGCAGCGCCGCTGTCAGCCAAGCCGCTCTTCAAGGCCGGCACTGCGTTGCCGCCACCGGCAGACACACTAGAGGCCGCTGCCGCGCCGACGCCGATCTCGCTCGACCTGATGAAGCAGATTACCAAGCGCCTGTCCGCCGACGACTTCGAAGGCCGCGCGCCCAGCACCGCGACCGAGCCCAAGGTGCTCGACTACATCGTCAGCCAGTTCAAGGCGGCAGGCCTGCAGCCCGGCAACAAGGGCCAGTGGCTGCAGGACGTGCCTACGGTAGAGATCGAGGGCAAGAACCAAAGCCCGCTGACGATCACCGGAAGTAAGACGCCGCTCAGCTTCAGCTTCGGCGACCAGTGGGTCGGCGCCAGCTATCGCGTGACGCCCAAGACCAAGCTGAAAGACAGCCCATTGGTCTTCGTCGGCTACGGCGTGGTTGCGCCCGAGCTGGGCTGGAACGACTACGCCGGCGTGGACATGAAGGGCAAGACCGCGGTCATCCTGGTCAACGACCCCGACTACGCGACGGACGGCGAGCAAGGCCTCTTCAAGGGCCGGCGGATGACCTACTACGGCCGCTGGACCTACAAGTTCGAGGAAGCCGCTCGTCAGGGCGCAGCCGGAGCGATCATCGTCCACGACACGTTCCCGGCCGCATACGGATGGAACGTCGTCAACTCCAGCTGGACCGGCGCGCAGTACTACGTCCAGACCAAGAACGACGCGATGGACCAGACCCAGGTCAATGCCTGGGTGCAGAAGGATGTCGCCGAAAAGATCCTCGCCGCCGCCGGCAAGGACCTCGCCACCTTGACCAGGGCAGCGCAGACCAAAGGCTTCAAGCCGGTGCCGCTGAACCTCAAGGCGAACGTCTCGTTCGACAACGCGATCCGCAAGTCAACATCGCACAACGTCGTCGGCATCTTGCCCGGCAAGAACAGGCCGGACGAGTACGTGCTCTACTCGGCACACTGGGATCACCTGGGCCGCTGCACGCCCGACAAGACCGGCGACGACATCTGCAACGGCGCGGTCGACAATGCCGATGGAGTCGCCGCGCTGACCGCGCTCGCCAAGGCCAACGTGCAGGCAGGGCCTGCCGCGCGGTCGCAGGTGTTCCTGGCCGTGACGCTGGAGGAATCGGGGCTGCTCGGCTCGGAGTACTACGCGCAGAAACCGATCTACCCGCTCGCCAAGACGGTGGGCGGCGTCAACATGGACGCGCTGGCGCCCGGCGGCCGCGTGCGTGACTATGCGATGACCGGCGGCGACAAGTCCGACCTCACCGATATGTTCCGCACCGCGCTCAAGACCCGCAGCTTGGTCGAGGCGTCCGAAAACGATCCGGAGAAGGGCGGCTACTACCGCTCCGACCACTTCAGCATGGCCAAGCGCGGCGTGCCGATGTTCGCGATCGATCGCGGCATCGACCTGGTGGTCGGCGGCAAGGCCGTGGGCCAGGCGGCGAACGACGACTACACCACCAACCGCTACCACCAGCCCAGCGACGAGTACTCGGAAAGCTGGGACTGGTCGGGCATCCAGCAGGATGTCGAGCTGTACTACAGCCTCGGCCGCGAGCTGGCGGATGGGTCCACTTGGCCGAACTGGCGCGCGGGGGACGAGTTCAGGGCCGTGCGCGACAAGAGCTGCGCGGGTGAGGGCGGTTGCTGA